Proteins co-encoded in one Oceanococcus atlanticus genomic window:
- a CDS encoding queuosine precursor transporter yields MKSYRYYDFLVAGMVGVLLCSNLIGPGKVAMLDLPLLGLVTFGAGNLFFPIGYIFGDVLTEVYGYARARRAIWAGFAMMLFASFMAWIVVNIPIDPAEPYNQTLQPALETVFSSTLRIVLASILGYWVGDFVNSYVMARMKVWTQGRHLWMRTIGSTICGQGADSLIFYPIAFGGLWSTDTMLAVVAFNFAFKVMVEVLFTPLTYVVVNALKRAEGVDTFDVDTHFTPFSLRDEGRNQPS; encoded by the coding sequence ATGAAAAGCTATCGCTACTACGACTTCCTGGTCGCCGGCATGGTCGGCGTGCTGCTGTGCTCCAACCTTATCGGACCGGGCAAGGTGGCGATGCTGGATCTGCCTTTGCTGGGGCTGGTGACATTTGGTGCGGGCAACCTGTTTTTCCCGATTGGCTATATCTTCGGTGATGTGCTGACCGAGGTGTACGGCTACGCGCGCGCTCGCCGGGCGATCTGGGCCGGCTTCGCCATGATGCTGTTCGCCAGCTTCATGGCCTGGATCGTGGTCAACATTCCGATCGATCCTGCCGAACCGTACAACCAGACTTTGCAACCGGCACTGGAAACCGTGTTCAGCAGCACCCTACGCATCGTGCTGGCCAGTATTCTGGGCTACTGGGTCGGTGACTTCGTCAATTCCTACGTGATGGCCAGGATGAAAGTCTGGACTCAGGGCCGCCATCTGTGGATGCGCACCATCGGTTCGACCATCTGCGGCCAGGGGGCGGATTCCCTGATCTTTTATCCGATCGCCTTCGGCGGTCTCTGGAGCACTGACACCATGCTGGCGGTGGTGGCCTTCAATTTCGCATTCAAGGTCATGGTCGAGGTGCTGTTCACGCCGCTGACCTATGTGGTGGTCAACGCGCTGAAACGGGCCGAAGGAGTCGACACCTTTGACGTCGACACCCATTTCACACCGTTCTCGCTGCGCGATGAGGGGCGTAACCAGCCATCGTGA
- a CDS encoding DUF2834 domain-containing protein, with product MKALLIAVLIAFSAFTAWVMAQVGYVGIWTGALANPGSEQVLVDLVIACALICVWMIKDAQQRGAQAWPFVLITLTAGSFGPLLYLLLRRPQAA from the coding sequence ATGAAAGCTCTACTGATCGCTGTGCTGATCGCGTTTTCCGCCTTCACCGCATGGGTGATGGCACAGGTTGGCTATGTCGGCATCTGGACCGGCGCTTTGGCCAACCCCGGCAGCGAGCAGGTGCTCGTTGATCTGGTCATCGCTTGCGCGCTGATCTGCGTGTGGATGATCAAGGATGCCCAGCAACGCGGTGCTCAGGCCTGGCCATTCGTGCTCATCACACTAACCGCCGGTTCGTTCGGCCCCTTGCTGTATCTGCTGCTGCGGCGTCCGCAGGCGGCTTGA
- a CDS encoding DEAD/DEAH box helicase — translation MDDSARFSWQGFQAATAQWFERTLGAPTPAQTDAWPHIQAGRDVLVAAPTGSGKTLAAFLAVIDNLVEEAGQGPLPVETRVLYVSPLKALSNDIRKNLQSPLSGIEDALLEQGRPPAQITAMVRTGDTSQRERDQMRRQPPHILVTTPESLFILLGSESGRAMLSTVRSVIVDEIHAVASNKRGAHLSLSLARLRALCGGQIQHIGLSATQKPIDSVARFLSGEQPCQIIDSGHSRQRDLALELPGSPLSAVMAAEVWGEVYSRIAELAQAHRTTLVFVNTRRLAERASRHLADQLGEELVAAHHGSMSKEHRLDAEQRLKSGSLRVLVATASLELGIDIGEVDLVCQIGSPGGINAFLQRVGRSGHAVGATPKGRLFPTTLDEAVECAALLAAVERGELDVLNQADAALDVLAQHLVAEVAAREWEQGALLQLVQSSWPYHALTPGRFEDVIRMLSEGYSSRRGRRGAYIHWDQVNGMLRGRRGARLVALTNAGVIPDQFDYDVVLMPQGFKVGTLNEDFAFETLAGDIFQLGNQSYKVLKTESGRVLVEDAHGQPPTVPFWLGERPGRSDALSSAVSAFRREVSEHYQQGEDAARNQLMQAYGLTADAASQLVQYLAAGEAALGAMPNHDTIVLERFFDETGDMHLVVHSTYGSRINKAWGLALRKRFCRKFNFELQAAALEDSIVLSLGVTHSFPLAEVASYLKPESVRSVLEQALLDAPMFPTHWRWNASIALAIRRHLGHRKTPPAWQRNDAEDLMAVVFPDQIACAENLSGKRDIPDHPLVSQTINDCLFELMDLPGLEKVLRGLGDGSIALVCADLTAPSPLAQEILNARPYAFLDDGDAEARRTMAVAQGAALPVEDARALGRLDAQAIARVREEAWPSPRDADELHDALVIHGGFNDDEVKPWMPWLEPLMAQGRAARAVLPQGGALWVAAERWPQLHAVVPDACCEPQLKQLSVSPDAEPLRELVRGRLEACGPTNAAQMAGLLGQPESAIDQALIALENEGFALRGQFDPALDDSREQWCERRLLARIHRHSRDRKRSSIRPVSAQVFQRFVLHWQGIGDERPEGLDAILAAMEKLEGYSAPAQVWEQHILPARIALYLPAQLDSLCAAGKLTWARIVAKSSGAKGRGPVRNTPIAFAPRETLACWMPVNTPQSELTANAARVLAALEQRGAAFFSDLAQCTGLLRAQLEQALGELVAAGQINADTFAGLRSLITPSKTKPRSAPRTRRRQPLFSGAQDAGRWSLLQTAQPPDDDEVIEHILWTTLMRYGVISRSLLEREAVRPAWRRMLQRAWRLEARGEIAGGRFIDGMAGEQFALPEAVEMLRSMNTRPASGEMLRLSACDPAHLSGRVLAGPKITEQASNLVVYRDGELLGWMQRGSPETARDLSESDRLKVLATLTGNSQFGQRGLPRRHSS, via the coding sequence ATGGACGATTCGGCAAGGTTTTCATGGCAAGGCTTTCAGGCGGCGACCGCGCAGTGGTTTGAACGCACGCTGGGTGCGCCAACCCCGGCCCAGACTGATGCCTGGCCGCATATCCAGGCCGGGCGCGACGTCCTGGTCGCCGCACCGACCGGTTCGGGTAAGACCTTGGCCGCATTTCTCGCCGTTATCGACAACCTCGTCGAAGAGGCCGGGCAGGGGCCGCTGCCGGTCGAAACGAGGGTGCTCTATGTCAGTCCGCTGAAAGCGCTGTCCAACGACATCCGCAAAAATCTGCAAAGCCCCCTGAGCGGCATCGAAGATGCGTTGCTGGAACAAGGCCGCCCGCCCGCCCAGATCACCGCCATGGTACGCACCGGCGACACCAGCCAGCGCGAACGTGATCAGATGCGCCGACAGCCGCCGCATATTCTGGTCACAACACCGGAGTCGCTGTTCATCCTGCTCGGGTCCGAGTCAGGCCGAGCCATGCTGTCGACGGTGCGCAGCGTGATCGTGGATGAAATCCACGCCGTAGCAAGCAACAAGCGGGGCGCGCATCTTTCACTCAGCCTGGCCCGGCTGCGCGCACTGTGCGGTGGACAGATCCAGCACATTGGCCTGTCTGCAACCCAGAAGCCCATCGATAGCGTGGCGCGCTTTCTCAGCGGCGAGCAGCCCTGTCAGATCATCGACAGCGGCCACAGCCGGCAACGCGATCTGGCCCTGGAACTGCCCGGTTCGCCTTTGAGCGCGGTGATGGCGGCTGAGGTCTGGGGCGAGGTCTACAGCCGCATTGCCGAGCTTGCTCAGGCTCACCGCACCACGCTGGTGTTCGTCAACACACGACGACTGGCCGAGCGGGCCAGCCGCCATCTGGCCGATCAACTCGGTGAGGAACTGGTCGCTGCACACCATGGCAGCATGTCCAAGGAGCACCGACTGGATGCCGAACAACGGCTCAAAAGCGGCTCTTTGCGTGTCCTGGTTGCCACCGCTTCGCTGGAACTGGGCATTGATATCGGTGAGGTCGATCTGGTCTGTCAGATCGGTTCCCCGGGCGGCATCAACGCTTTTCTGCAGCGTGTCGGGCGTTCCGGACACGCGGTCGGCGCCACCCCCAAAGGGCGATTGTTTCCGACCACCCTGGACGAGGCAGTGGAGTGCGCCGCATTGCTGGCGGCGGTGGAGCGCGGTGAACTGGACGTCCTGAACCAGGCCGACGCAGCCCTCGATGTGCTGGCCCAGCATCTGGTCGCCGAAGTCGCTGCGCGTGAATGGGAGCAGGGCGCACTGCTTCAGCTGGTCCAGTCCAGCTGGCCATACCACGCACTCACCCCGGGCCGGTTCGAAGACGTGATCCGCATGTTGTCCGAGGGCTACAGCAGCCGACGGGGACGGCGCGGGGCCTACATTCATTGGGACCAGGTCAATGGCATGCTGCGTGGCCGACGCGGCGCCCGACTGGTCGCCCTGACCAATGCGGGCGTCATCCCGGATCAGTTCGACTATGACGTGGTGCTGATGCCGCAAGGCTTCAAGGTCGGCACGCTCAACGAAGACTTCGCCTTCGAAACACTGGCCGGCGACATTTTTCAACTCGGCAACCAGTCCTACAAGGTGCTCAAAACGGAAAGTGGTCGCGTGCTGGTCGAAGACGCCCACGGCCAACCGCCGACCGTGCCGTTCTGGCTGGGCGAGCGCCCCGGGCGCAGCGACGCCTTGTCGAGCGCCGTCTCAGCCTTTCGGCGCGAAGTGTCCGAGCACTATCAGCAGGGTGAGGACGCTGCGCGGAACCAGCTCATGCAGGCCTATGGCCTGACGGCCGATGCGGCCAGCCAGCTGGTGCAGTATCTGGCCGCCGGTGAAGCTGCATTGGGCGCCATGCCCAACCATGACACCATCGTTCTGGAACGGTTCTTCGACGAAACCGGCGACATGCATCTGGTCGTGCATTCGACCTATGGCTCGCGGATCAACAAGGCTTGGGGGCTGGCCCTGCGCAAACGCTTTTGTCGCAAGTTCAATTTCGAACTGCAGGCCGCGGCGCTGGAAGACAGTATCGTGCTGTCGCTAGGTGTTACGCACAGTTTCCCGCTGGCCGAGGTGGCCAGTTACCTCAAACCCGAAAGTGTCCGCAGCGTACTCGAACAAGCCTTGCTGGATGCACCGATGTTCCCCACACACTGGCGCTGGAATGCTTCAATCGCACTGGCGATCCGGCGTCATCTGGGGCATCGCAAAACGCCCCCGGCCTGGCAACGCAATGATGCTGAGGATTTGATGGCCGTGGTGTTCCCGGACCAGATTGCGTGCGCGGAAAACCTCAGCGGCAAACGTGATATTCCCGATCATCCGCTGGTCAGCCAGACCATCAACGACTGCCTGTTTGAACTGATGGATTTGCCCGGGCTGGAAAAGGTGCTGCGCGGGCTGGGCGACGGCTCGATTGCATTGGTGTGCGCCGACCTCACCGCACCGTCGCCGCTGGCGCAGGAGATCCTCAACGCCAGACCCTACGCGTTTTTGGACGACGGGGATGCCGAAGCCCGTCGCACCATGGCAGTTGCCCAGGGCGCGGCTTTGCCGGTTGAAGATGCGCGTGCACTGGGGCGCCTCGATGCCCAGGCCATCGCCCGGGTGCGCGAAGAAGCCTGGCCCAGTCCGCGTGATGCCGATGAATTGCACGATGCGCTGGTTATTCACGGGGGGTTCAATGACGACGAGGTCAAACCCTGGATGCCCTGGCTCGAACCATTGATGGCGCAGGGCCGCGCCGCGCGGGCCGTGCTGCCACAGGGTGGTGCCTTGTGGGTGGCCGCCGAGCGCTGGCCACAGCTGCATGCCGTCGTCCCCGACGCCTGTTGTGAGCCGCAGCTGAAACAGCTGAGCGTCAGCCCGGATGCAGAGCCCTTGCGTGAGCTGGTGCGCGGGCGCCTTGAAGCCTGCGGACCAACCAACGCGGCACAGATGGCCGGGCTGCTCGGACAGCCGGAAAGCGCCATAGATCAAGCCCTGATTGCGCTGGAAAATGAGGGTTTTGCGTTGCGCGGCCAATTTGATCCGGCACTCGATGACAGCCGCGAACAATGGTGCGAACGACGGCTGCTGGCGCGCATCCATCGGCACAGCCGGGACCGCAAACGGTCCAGCATTCGACCAGTTTCAGCGCAGGTTTTTCAGCGCTTCGTGCTGCATTGGCAGGGCATAGGCGACGAACGCCCGGAAGGGCTGGACGCCATACTCGCGGCCATGGAGAAGCTCGAGGGCTACAGTGCGCCGGCCCAGGTGTGGGAGCAGCACATCCTGCCCGCGCGCATCGCGCTGTATCTGCCGGCGCAGCTCGACAGCCTGTGCGCCGCCGGCAAGCTGACCTGGGCGCGCATCGTGGCCAAGAGCTCCGGCGCAAAAGGGCGCGGCCCGGTGCGCAACACACCGATTGCCTTCGCTCCGCGCGAAACGCTGGCCTGCTGGATGCCTGTGAACACACCGCAGTCGGAGCTCACCGCCAATGCCGCACGTGTGCTGGCCGCGCTGGAGCAGCGTGGCGCGGCCTTTTTCAGCGATCTGGCGCAATGTACCGGCTTGCTGCGTGCTCAGCTGGAACAGGCCCTGGGTGAACTCGTCGCGGCCGGGCAGATCAACGCAGACACCTTCGCCGGCTTGCGCAGCCTGATCACACCCAGCAAAACCAAGCCGCGCAGCGCGCCGCGCACGCGACGGCGCCAGCCGCTGTTTTCCGGCGCCCAGGACGCCGGTCGCTGGTCGTTGTTGCAGACGGCGCAACCACCGGATGACGACGAGGTGATCGAACACATCCTGTGGACAACCCTGATGCGCTACGGGGTGATCAGTCGAAGCCTGCTGGAGCGTGAGGCTGTGCGCCCCGCCTGGCGGCGCATGTTGCAGCGTGCCTGGCGGCTGGAAGCGCGCGGCGAGATTGCCGGCGGTCGTTTCATCGACGGTATGGCCGGCGAGCAATTCGCCTTGCCCGAGGCGGTGGAAATGCTCAGGTCTATGAACACACGCCCGGCCTCCGGCGAGATGCTGCGCCTGAGTGCCTGCGATCCGGCCCACCTCAGCGGCCGTGTGCTGGCCGGCCCCAAGATCACCGAGCAGGCCAGCAATCTGGTGGTGTACCGCGACGGCGAATTGCTCGGCTGGATGCAGCGCGGCAGCCCAGAAACCGCACGCGACCTGAGCGAAAGTGATCGCCTCAAAGTGCTGGCCACGCTGACTGGCAACAGTCAGTTCGGCCAGCGCGGCTTACCCCGTCGTCACAGCAGCTAG
- a CDS encoding P-II family nitrogen regulator codes for MKLITAVIKPFLLDEVREALSAVGVNGMTVTEVKGFGRQKGHTELYRGAEYVVDFLPKTKLELAVNDDQLDAAIEAIQKAACTGKIGDGKVFVSTLEQVIRIRTGETGAQAI; via the coding sequence ATGAAACTGATTACCGCGGTTATCAAACCCTTTCTGCTGGATGAAGTTCGTGAGGCCCTCTCAGCCGTTGGCGTCAACGGCATGACGGTAACCGAGGTCAAAGGCTTCGGTCGTCAGAAAGGCCATACCGAACTCTACCGTGGCGCGGAATATGTGGTTGATTTCCTGCCCAAGACCAAGCTCGAACTGGCCGTCAATGACGATCAGCTGGATGCCGCCATCGAGGCCATCCAGAAAGCAGCCTGCACCGGGAAAATCGGTGATGGCAAAGTTTTCGTGTCGACACTGGAGCAGGTCATCCGCATCCGTACCGGTGAAACCGGCGCGCAAGCCATCTAA
- a CDS encoding helix-turn-helix domain-containing protein, producing MSTLAAEVSGFPDLLRYWRGFRRLSQLDLAVNADVSQRHVSFLESGRSKPSRDMVLQLAESLELPLRERNRMLGAAGFAAVYAANPLSDADMAPVKKALDLILTHHEPFPAVLVDANWKMLQPNSALLRLFSLIGDIGQIWAQIAPQEPPNVFKLTFHPQGLRPYIRNFEEIAPVMINRTFREAHEHPQLLALLEEVLSYPDTPSRWKTPDLSAHLPPVMNMELCAAGHTISLFSTITTFGTAQDITTDELRVESFFPGDSASETLLRALADGSLKR from the coding sequence ATGAGCACCCTGGCTGCCGAAGTTTCCGGCTTCCCCGATCTGTTGCGCTACTGGCGCGGATTTCGCCGTCTGAGTCAGCTTGATCTGGCGGTGAATGCCGATGTGTCGCAGCGCCATGTCAGCTTTCTGGAATCAGGGCGCTCGAAGCCGAGCCGCGACATGGTCCTGCAACTGGCCGAATCGCTGGAACTGCCGCTGCGCGAGCGCAACCGCATGTTGGGTGCGGCGGGGTTCGCAGCGGTGTACGCGGCCAATCCCCTGAGCGATGCGGACATGGCGCCGGTCAAAAAAGCCTTAGACCTGATCCTGACCCACCATGAACCCTTCCCTGCAGTGCTGGTGGATGCAAACTGGAAGATGCTGCAGCCCAATTCAGCCCTTCTACGCCTGTTCAGCCTGATTGGTGACATCGGCCAGATCTGGGCCCAAATTGCGCCGCAAGAGCCGCCAAATGTGTTCAAGCTGACCTTTCATCCGCAAGGCTTGCGGCCGTATATCCGCAACTTTGAGGAGATCGCGCCGGTGATGATCAATCGCACCTTCCGGGAGGCACACGAGCACCCGCAGCTGCTGGCCCTGCTTGAGGAGGTGCTGAGCTATCCGGATACCCCGTCACGCTGGAAGACCCCTGACCTGTCGGCGCACCTGCCGCCAGTCATGAACATGGAGCTGTGCGCGGCCGGCCATACCATCAGCCTATTCTCCACCATAACCACCTTTGGCACGGCTCAGGACATCACCACGGACGAACTGCGCGTGGAGAGCTTTTTTCCGGGTGACAGCGCCAGCGAAACGCTGCTGCGGGCGCTGGCCGACGGCAGCCTGAAACGCTGA
- a CDS encoding PepSY-associated TM helix domain-containing protein, whose amino-acid sequence MRKTLVLLHRWFGLFIAGFLIIAGLTGAVISWDHELDEWLNPQLFESSSQGELLPVLELVKRVEAADPRARVSFFSLHQEPGHNAEIWVDATIDPETGRRHALDYDHVFVDPVSGEIRGQRLWGKISLAPEHLMSFLYKLHFTLHLPEWRGTDRWGVWLMGAAALVWLIDSFIAFVLTFPRRRRSAHTSTSWRARWAPSWRIRRGASAYKLNFDLHRAVGLWVWIVLLTLAFTSFSLNLYREVFYPVMSLVSETTPGPFETRSPTPLHEPVEPAISWPQLFATARADAHNKGWPEPLGDVFYSDNFAVFGARFFFAGDDHASGGMKIKSLYYDGRSGDLIGEEVPWEGTAADVFNQLQFPLHSGRILGLPGRILMSVMGLVVAMLSITGLVIWWKKRRARISMRRRHPQQRDQAFIEPQTSQGS is encoded by the coding sequence ATGCGCAAAACCCTGGTTCTACTGCACCGCTGGTTTGGCCTGTTCATTGCCGGTTTTCTGATCATCGCTGGCTTGACCGGTGCGGTCATTTCCTGGGATCACGAGCTGGATGAATGGCTCAATCCGCAGCTGTTCGAATCGTCAAGCCAGGGTGAGTTGCTGCCCGTGCTGGAGTTGGTGAAGCGGGTCGAAGCAGCGGATCCCCGGGCGCGGGTCAGTTTTTTCTCACTGCACCAGGAACCCGGCCACAACGCCGAAATTTGGGTTGATGCCACGATCGACCCAGAAACCGGCCGGCGCCACGCGCTGGACTACGACCATGTCTTTGTTGATCCCGTCAGTGGCGAAATACGGGGACAGCGTCTATGGGGCAAGATTTCGCTGGCCCCTGAACACCTGATGTCGTTCCTGTACAAATTGCACTTCACGCTGCATCTGCCGGAATGGCGCGGCACCGACCGCTGGGGTGTGTGGTTGATGGGTGCAGCGGCGCTGGTCTGGCTGATCGACAGTTTCATCGCTTTCGTGCTGACCTTCCCGCGCCGTCGTCGCAGCGCGCACACCAGCACATCATGGCGCGCACGCTGGGCACCGTCATGGCGGATACGCCGCGGCGCCTCGGCCTACAAACTCAATTTCGATCTGCACCGTGCCGTCGGATTGTGGGTCTGGATCGTGTTGCTGACGCTGGCTTTCACCTCGTTTTCGCTGAACCTGTACCGCGAGGTCTTCTATCCGGTCATGTCCTTGGTCTCAGAGACCACGCCCGGACCGTTTGAAACGCGCAGCCCGACGCCGCTGCACGAGCCAGTCGAACCAGCCATCAGCTGGCCACAGTTGTTCGCCACCGCGCGTGCGGATGCACACAACAAAGGTTGGCCTGAACCGCTGGGTGATGTGTTCTACAGCGACAATTTCGCGGTCTTCGGCGCACGTTTCTTTTTTGCTGGTGACGACCACGCCAGCGGCGGCATGAAAATTAAGAGCCTCTACTATGACGGCCGCAGTGGTGATCTGATCGGCGAAGAAGTGCCCTGGGAGGGCACCGCTGCGGACGTTTTCAATCAGCTTCAGTTTCCGCTGCATTCAGGACGCATACTGGGCTTGCCCGGACGTATCCTGATGTCGGTGATGGGCCTGGTTGTGGCCATGCTGTCGATCACAGGCTTGGTGATCTGGTGGAAAAAGCGCCGCGCCCGCATCAGCATGCGGCGACGCCACCCGCAGCAGCGCGATCAGGCCTTCATCGAGCCCCAGACCTCTCAAGGCTCCTAA
- a CDS encoding alpha/beta fold hydrolase: MNEVESVRIHDSRLVLDDGEVFVRQWIPSRANALPPLVLFHDSLGCVTLWRDFPAALCTTLGRRIVAYDRLGFGQSSPRLNRPELDFIEHEAAVIFPALCAQLGLTEVVTFGHSVGGCMALAAASRHPQRCRAVVSEAAQSYVEERTRDGIRAAQKAFADETQLAKLARYHGDKALWVLKAWTDTWLDPAFANWSLQPELATLTCPALVIHGDRDEYGSVDFPRRIGQSVAGPAQVEILEQTGHIPHREQPEQVLKLVARFLNTLENPAA; the protein is encoded by the coding sequence ATGAACGAAGTCGAATCCGTGCGCATCCACGACAGCCGGCTCGTCCTGGACGACGGTGAGGTGTTCGTGCGTCAGTGGATACCGAGCCGTGCAAACGCACTGCCACCGCTGGTCCTGTTTCACGATTCGCTGGGCTGCGTGACGCTATGGCGCGACTTCCCCGCAGCGCTATGCACGACCCTGGGGCGGCGCATTGTGGCCTATGATCGACTGGGTTTTGGACAATCCAGCCCGCGGCTCAATCGCCCTGAGCTGGATTTCATCGAACACGAGGCTGCCGTGATATTTCCGGCGCTGTGCGCGCAGCTCGGACTGACCGAGGTGGTGACCTTCGGGCACAGTGTAGGCGGCTGCATGGCACTGGCCGCAGCCAGCCGCCATCCGCAGCGCTGCCGCGCGGTGGTTTCCGAAGCCGCCCAATCCTATGTGGAGGAGCGCACGCGCGATGGCATACGCGCAGCGCAAAAGGCCTTTGCCGATGAAACCCAGCTGGCCAAACTGGCCCGCTATCACGGCGACAAGGCGCTCTGGGTGCTCAAGGCCTGGACCGACACCTGGCTGGATCCCGCGTTCGCCAACTGGAGTCTGCAACCCGAACTGGCCACGCTGACGTGTCCTGCACTGGTTATTCATGGCGACCGTGACGAATACGGTTCGGTCGACTTCCCGCGCCGCATAGGACAAAGTGTGGCGGGCCCGGCACAGGTCGAAATCCTTGAGCAAACCGGGCACATCCCGCATCGTGAACAGCCGGAGCAAGTGCTGAAGCTGGTTGCCCGGTTTCTGAATACGCTCGAAAATCCAGCAGCCTGA